In Opitutus sp., one genomic interval encodes:
- a CDS encoding IS630 family transposase: MRKAAPVNLKEEQKAELSAWAKRGGTPQKHAQRCRIVLLAAEGNGNEWIGNKLGMSRQKVARWRGRYLESGLPGLLRDRAGRGRRAKIKPEDKAELIRRTLEETPPMATQWSTRRMAAVSGLAASSVGLIWRNHGVKPHLVRGFKLSKDKRFVEKLEEIVGLYLNAPEHALVLCCDEKSQIQALDRSQPGLPLRQGKVATQTHDYKRHGTTTLFAALNMADGKVIGTCQKRHRHQEWLKFLRLIDASTPPDKPLHLIVDNYATHKHEKVRRWLAKHPRFTIHFTPTSASWLNMVERFFRDLTVNRLRRSIFRSLDELLAAIETYLADHNRSPKPFIWTAKASDILAKVQRARSSINNK; this comes from the coding sequence ATGAGAAAAGCAGCCCCAGTTAATTTGAAGGAGGAGCAGAAGGCCGAATTGAGCGCATGGGCGAAACGAGGCGGCACACCGCAGAAGCATGCCCAGCGGTGCCGGATCGTGCTGCTTGCCGCTGAAGGCAACGGCAACGAATGGATCGGCAATAAGTTGGGAATGAGTCGGCAGAAGGTGGCGCGCTGGCGGGGGCGTTATTTGGAGTCGGGGTTGCCGGGACTGCTACGGGACCGTGCCGGGCGAGGTCGTCGCGCCAAGATCAAGCCGGAGGACAAGGCCGAACTGATACGGCGCACACTGGAGGAAACACCTCCCATGGCGACACAGTGGAGCACGCGGCGCATGGCGGCAGTCAGCGGACTGGCCGCCAGCAGCGTAGGCCTGATCTGGCGCAACCACGGAGTGAAACCGCACTTGGTGCGGGGCTTCAAATTATCGAAGGACAAGCGCTTTGTGGAGAAGCTCGAGGAGATCGTCGGGCTCTATCTCAACGCCCCCGAGCACGCCTTGGTTTTGTGCTGCGATGAAAAAAGCCAGATCCAAGCTCTGGACCGCAGCCAACCCGGCCTGCCTTTGCGACAAGGCAAGGTGGCAACCCAAACCCACGACTATAAGCGTCACGGCACCACAACACTCTTCGCCGCCCTCAATATGGCCGACGGAAAGGTCATCGGTACCTGCCAAAAACGCCACCGCCATCAGGAATGGTTGAAGTTCCTGCGCCTGATCGACGCGAGCACCCCGCCCGACAAGCCCCTGCACCTCATCGTCGACAACTATGCCACCCACAAGCACGAGAAGGTCCGCCGCTGGCTGGCCAAGCACCCTCGTTTCACGATCCACTTTACCCCAACGTCGGCTTCCTGGCTGAACATGGTCGAACGCTTTTTCCGTGATCTTACCGTCAATCGCCTCCGCCGCAGCATCTTCAGGAGCCTCGACGAACTGCTCGCTGCCATCGAAACCTACTTGGCCGATCATAACCGCTCGCCCAAACCCTTCATCTGGACTGCCAAGGCCTCCGACATCCTCGCCAAGGTTCAGCGCGCCCGCTCATCGATCAATAATAAGTAG
- a CDS encoding 30S ribosomal protein S6 has translation MSTTTKRNYRATFILDNRGKEDSVDQIIDGVKKDILAVDGVVGAVEALGRRDFARVTDRHLPGATYIQVAFSAPATGPAALKERLRLNSTVYRTFLQTA, from the coding sequence ATGAGCACCACCACCAAACGCAACTACCGCGCCACCTTCATCCTCGATAATCGCGGTAAGGAAGACTCCGTTGATCAAATCATCGACGGCGTGAAGAAAGACATCCTCGCCGTCGACGGCGTCGTCGGGGCTGTAGAAGCCCTCGGCCGCCGCGATTTCGCGCGCGTCACCGATCGCCACCTGCCTGGCGCCACCTACATCCAGGTCGCCTTCTCGGCTCCTGCCACCGGCCCGGCCGCCCTCAAAGAGCGCCTGCGTCTCAACAGCACCGTTTACCGCACCTTCCTCCAGACCGCCTGA
- a CDS encoding 50S ribosomal protein L25, with product MSKQQLILNVTARPQTGRSASRRVRKANQIPAIVYGKHTNPEALSVDAPEFVRLLKSLSGRALLIELNRKDSTAKALTFLQEVQRDPITDKYLHLDLQEVKADEKLEIRVPLLITGESFGVMKQNGVLEIGAHALRVRCFPKDLPPVIEVDVTELKVGETLKVGTLKPIAGVEFLDVKGQPVVSCVEPVGEISSGAPASGAAPAAGAAPAAGAKPAAGAAAPAAAAPAAGAKPAAGAKPAAGAKPAAAPAKK from the coding sequence ATGAGCAAACAACAACTGATCCTCAACGTCACGGCCCGTCCGCAAACCGGTCGCTCTGCCTCGCGCCGCGTGCGCAAGGCCAACCAAATCCCTGCTATCGTCTACGGTAAGCACACCAACCCGGAGGCGCTCTCGGTTGACGCTCCTGAGTTCGTTCGCCTGCTGAAGTCCCTTTCCGGTCGCGCTCTCCTGATCGAGCTCAACCGCAAGGACTCCACCGCCAAGGCACTCACTTTCCTCCAGGAAGTGCAGCGCGATCCGATCACCGACAAGTATCTCCACCTCGACCTTCAAGAGGTTAAGGCCGACGAGAAGCTCGAAATCCGCGTGCCCCTGCTCATCACCGGCGAGTCCTTCGGCGTGATGAAACAGAACGGCGTGTTGGAAATCGGTGCCCATGCCCTGCGCGTGCGCTGCTTCCCCAAGGATCTGCCTCCCGTTATCGAGGTTGACGTGACCGAGCTGAAGGTCGGCGAGACCCTCAAGGTCGGCACCCTCAAGCCCATCGCTGGCGTCGAGTTCCTTGATGTCAAGGGCCAGCCCGTCGTCTCGTGCGTCGAGCCCGTGGGTGAGATCTCCTCCGGCGCTCCCGCCTCTGGTGCTGCCCCTGCCGCTGGTGCTGCCCCTGCCGCTGGTGCCAAGCCCGCCGCCGGTGCCGCCGCTCCCGCCGCTGCCGCCCCTGCTGCTGGTGCCAAGCCCGCTGCCGGTGCCAAACCCGCTGCTGGCGCCAAGCCCGCCGCTGCTCCCGCCAAGAAGTAA
- the ssb gene encoding single-stranded DNA-binding protein has translation MASLNKVMLIGNLTRDPELRVTPKGTAICQFGLAVNRQFKDESGATRDETTFVDIEAWGKQGETVAKFCTKGKPLFVEGRLKLDTWDDKTTGQKRSKMKIVLENFQFLGGREAGEGGGASRSAAPSGGDEGIDQTIERHTPPPRVNTKPTPPPQDNIDEDVPF, from the coding sequence ATGGCTTCCCTTAACAAAGTAATGCTCATCGGCAACCTGACGCGCGACCCGGAACTCCGGGTCACGCCCAAGGGCACGGCCATCTGCCAGTTCGGCCTCGCGGTCAACCGGCAGTTCAAGGACGAGTCCGGGGCAACCCGCGATGAGACCACCTTTGTTGATATCGAGGCGTGGGGTAAACAGGGCGAAACCGTCGCCAAATTCTGCACCAAGGGTAAACCGTTGTTCGTCGAAGGCCGTCTCAAGCTCGACACTTGGGATGACAAGACGACCGGCCAGAAGCGCAGCAAGATGAAGATCGTCCTCGAGAACTTCCAGTTCCTCGGCGGTCGTGAGGCTGGCGAAGGTGGCGGCGCTTCGCGCTCTGCCGCCCCGTCGGGTGGGGATGAGGGCATCGATCAAACGATCGAGCGCCACACGCCCCCGCCTCGGGTTAACACCAAGCCCACCCCGCCTCCGCAGGACAACATCGACGAAGACGTCCCGTTTTAA
- a CDS encoding OmpH family outer membrane protein gives MKTSIKSLLAVLCAGFIAVAAQAESAPKVLVIDLAKIYDGHYKTEEQNAKLKSDQQKAEDDLQKLNTEGNVLVKAFNDLKEQLNNPTLSADGKIKAQKDLEEKGQEIQRKQAEVNSFRANVQRSLQQRINNFKQFLLEEINKSAIEIAKKKGATLLFDKSGPSLIGVPTLVYFDASYDITDEVSKEVNKDRPAAPAAPAAAAAPAAAKPASTEAPAVSFPSAKK, from the coding sequence ATGAAAACCTCCATCAAGTCACTCCTCGCCGTGCTTTGCGCCGGCTTCATTGCCGTCGCCGCCCAAGCGGAATCTGCACCCAAGGTCCTGGTCATTGATTTGGCCAAGATTTACGACGGCCACTACAAAACCGAAGAGCAGAACGCCAAGCTCAAGAGCGACCAGCAAAAGGCCGAGGACGACCTCCAGAAGCTCAACACCGAGGGCAACGTCCTGGTGAAGGCCTTCAACGACCTCAAGGAGCAGCTCAACAACCCGACGCTTTCCGCCGACGGCAAGATCAAGGCGCAGAAAGACCTCGAGGAAAAGGGCCAGGAGATCCAGCGCAAGCAGGCCGAGGTGAATTCGTTCCGCGCCAACGTTCAGCGTTCGCTCCAGCAGCGCATCAATAACTTCAAGCAGTTCCTGCTCGAGGAAATCAACAAGTCCGCCATCGAAATCGCGAAGAAGAAGGGCGCCACCCTGCTGTTCGACAAGTCCGGCCCGTCCCTGATCGGCGTTCCCACCTTGGTCTATTTCGACGCTTCCTACGACATCACCGATGAAGTCTCCAAGGAAGTGAACAAGGACCGTCCTGCCGCTCCTGCCGCACCCGCAGCAGCTGCTGCTCCGGCCGCCGCCAAGCCCGCGAGCACCGAGGCTCCTGCGGTGTCTTTCCCTAGCGCAAAGAAATAA
- the dnaB gene encoding replicative DNA helicase, which translates to MADDFKKFPRRSRADSAEPRDVASVIGRTPPHSLEAEEYLLSCCFLDGSDIVARCLEGKLSAVAFYAPANRVIFEKLVDLYNRGVPIDLQILAEELKTSRQLDEIGGYAYLTQVSSRIPTTAQSNYFIEKVRELHLLRELIKVATSAVEGCYAYEGGLEEFVDKVEQDLFKVTQDRVSDGAVQMKGPTTDAMAVITKMMMKKGELTGVSSGFKDLDAFTYGFQRQEMIILAARPSMGKTSLALNFAEAAALPRRGEGVPILIFSLEMGAAQLALRMLCARAKVNMKLLRDGLLSKNGEEQKRLVETADEFSKAPIYIDDSSHLSIMELRAKARRLQSRSKLGLIIVDYLQLLAPTDSKSPREQQVAEMSRGLKALAKELDVPVIVLSQLNRSAEKENRTPKLSDLRESGSIEQDADVVLMLARPKDADEKFQVAADSAELIVAKQRNGPVGDLKLTFLRDITRFENYTQ; encoded by the coding sequence ATGGCAGACGACTTCAAAAAATTCCCCCGCCGCTCCCGCGCTGACTCCGCAGAGCCGCGCGATGTGGCCTCGGTGATCGGGCGCACGCCGCCGCACAGCCTTGAGGCCGAGGAGTATTTGCTCTCCTGCTGTTTTCTCGATGGCTCCGACATCGTTGCCCGCTGCTTGGAGGGAAAGCTCAGTGCCGTCGCTTTCTACGCGCCGGCCAATCGCGTCATTTTTGAGAAACTGGTCGACCTCTACAATCGAGGCGTGCCGATCGATCTGCAGATCCTCGCCGAGGAGCTTAAGACCAGCCGCCAGCTCGATGAAATCGGCGGCTACGCGTACCTGACCCAGGTGAGTAGTCGAATTCCGACTACGGCGCAGTCGAATTACTTTATCGAAAAGGTTCGCGAGCTGCACCTGCTGCGCGAGCTCATCAAGGTCGCCACCAGTGCTGTCGAGGGCTGCTATGCCTACGAGGGCGGGCTGGAGGAGTTCGTCGACAAGGTGGAGCAGGATCTGTTCAAGGTGACCCAGGACCGCGTCTCCGACGGCGCGGTGCAGATGAAGGGCCCAACGACCGACGCCATGGCCGTCATCACCAAGATGATGATGAAGAAGGGCGAGCTCACCGGAGTGTCGTCGGGCTTCAAGGACCTCGACGCTTTCACCTACGGCTTCCAGCGGCAGGAAATGATCATCCTGGCAGCCCGCCCTTCGATGGGCAAAACCTCGCTGGCGCTTAATTTCGCCGAGGCCGCTGCCCTGCCGCGCCGAGGCGAAGGCGTGCCGATTTTGATTTTCTCGCTGGAAATGGGCGCCGCCCAGCTCGCGCTACGTATGTTGTGCGCGCGGGCCAAGGTGAACATGAAACTTTTGCGTGACGGCCTGCTGTCGAAAAACGGCGAGGAGCAGAAGCGCCTGGTTGAAACAGCCGATGAATTTTCAAAGGCCCCCATCTACATCGACGACTCCAGCCACCTTTCGATCATGGAGCTGCGCGCCAAGGCGCGCCGTCTGCAGTCGCGCAGCAAGCTCGGCCTGATCATCGTCGATTACTTGCAGTTGCTCGCCCCGACCGACTCTAAATCCCCTCGTGAACAACAGGTCGCCGAGATGTCGCGCGGCTTGAAGGCGCTGGCCAAGGAGCTCGATGTGCCGGTGATCGTCTTGTCGCAGTTGAACCGTTCGGCGGAAAAAGAAAACCGCACGCCCAAGCTTTCCGACCTGCGTGAATCCGGCTCGATCGAGCAGGACGCCGACGTGGTGCTGATGCTGGCTCGGCCCAAGGATGCCGATGAAAAATTTCAGGTCGCCGCCGACTCGGCCGAGTTAATCGTTGCCAAACAACGAAACGGCCCAGTAGGAGATTTAAAACTTACGTTCCTTCGGGATATTACACGCTTTGAAAACTACACCCAGTAA
- the bamA gene encoding outer membrane protein assembly factor BamA has protein sequence MLHALKTTPSNPVFGVVRLVLAIGWLVVAGAIGYAQPAAAPTFKVGTVSTKFIGQANVNEQLIRANMQMRDGVVLDETQIDQDIRSLYKTGLFEFIEVKRDILPDRIVNLVFELTPKFRVLSVRYEGNVKIKSRRLDKEIKTKPNTPLDERQVKEDVTKVREYYQKSGYNQVQISYAIERNRATGFGTVTFKIVEGAKVKISSVNFVGNDHVKVGKLRKAIETKKWNIFSWLTGSGRLKDDQLQDDLDKLRDYYRELGYLDVEVPADKIDYRYPKSSKLVLTIRIIEGRQYKVGAITISGNTIIPTDKLQAALKQNTGSLFAPSKIDKDVTALEDVYGKDGYIESRAQLVRKPNLTTGAIDIEYRIKESDKFYVESIRIEGNTKTKSIVIIRELALGPGEVFDSVRMKNSKMILDNTRFFEDVTTTPETTSIPGRKNLKIAVKEGRTGNLTFGAGFSTLEKAVVFAEVSQSNFDLFNRRSMFQGDGQKFRLRLQLGSRSSEARLSFEEPWLFERRLALGFELFRSSSDFNSSVYSEVRTGAEVYLRKRLFELVEGRLSYGYQIVDIKDVEAGYTSVYPEESAALSTVGFQLLRDTRDKLVNTTRGNRMELISAVTSSSLGGDVDYYKLEAKGSQFFYLSETQNQVLAVLGRTGVEDSFGETTQVPFYDRFYLGGPYTLRGFKYRDVGPKKLAGPGNTDSVPVGGNTYGFTSFEYSADIVEPLRFALFYDAGFVNSGSYDFDPTGYSDNFGFGLRLLIMGAPLSLDYGIPITSDGTTGKGGQFNFSFGTRF, from the coding sequence ATATTACACGCTTTGAAAACTACACCCAGTAACCCCGTTTTCGGGGTCGTTCGTCTCGTTTTGGCTATCGGCTGGCTCGTTGTGGCCGGCGCAATCGGGTACGCCCAGCCCGCTGCGGCACCGACATTTAAGGTCGGCACGGTGAGCACGAAGTTCATCGGCCAGGCCAACGTCAACGAGCAGCTCATCCGCGCCAACATGCAGATGCGCGACGGCGTGGTGCTCGACGAAACCCAAATCGACCAAGACATCCGCTCGCTCTACAAAACCGGCCTTTTCGAGTTCATCGAGGTCAAGCGCGACATTCTGCCTGATCGCATCGTCAACCTCGTCTTCGAACTCACCCCGAAGTTCCGCGTGCTCAGCGTGCGTTACGAGGGCAACGTGAAGATCAAGAGCCGCCGTCTCGACAAGGAGATCAAGACCAAACCGAACACCCCGCTTGACGAGCGCCAGGTTAAGGAGGACGTGACCAAGGTCCGCGAGTATTACCAGAAGTCGGGTTACAATCAGGTTCAGATCTCCTACGCGATCGAGCGCAACCGCGCCACCGGCTTCGGGACGGTTACCTTTAAGATCGTCGAAGGCGCCAAAGTGAAGATCTCCAGCGTTAACTTTGTGGGCAATGACCACGTCAAGGTTGGCAAGTTGCGCAAGGCCATCGAGACCAAGAAGTGGAATATCTTCTCCTGGTTGACCGGTTCGGGCCGTCTCAAGGACGACCAATTGCAGGATGACTTGGACAAGCTGCGCGATTATTACCGCGAGCTCGGCTACTTGGATGTCGAGGTGCCTGCGGACAAGATCGATTACCGTTACCCCAAGTCCAGTAAGCTGGTTTTGACCATCCGTATCATTGAGGGGCGCCAGTACAAAGTGGGCGCCATCACGATCAGCGGAAACACCATCATCCCGACCGACAAGCTGCAGGCCGCCCTCAAGCAGAACACCGGCAGTCTGTTCGCCCCGTCCAAGATCGACAAGGACGTGACCGCGCTGGAGGACGTCTACGGTAAGGACGGCTACATCGAGAGCCGCGCCCAGTTGGTGCGTAAGCCTAACCTGACCACCGGTGCGATCGACATCGAGTACCGCATTAAGGAAAGCGACAAGTTCTACGTCGAGTCCATCCGCATCGAGGGCAACACCAAGACCAAGAGCATCGTGATTATCCGCGAGTTGGCCCTCGGGCCGGGCGAGGTCTTCGATTCCGTGCGCATGAAGAACTCCAAGATGATTCTGGATAACACCCGCTTCTTCGAGGATGTCACCACCACACCCGAAACCACCAGCATTCCCGGCCGCAAGAACCTCAAGATCGCCGTCAAGGAAGGCCGCACCGGCAACCTGACCTTCGGCGCCGGCTTCAGCACGCTGGAAAAGGCCGTGGTTTTCGCCGAAGTCAGTCAGTCGAACTTCGACCTGTTTAACCGCCGCTCGATGTTCCAGGGCGACGGTCAAAAGTTCCGCCTCCGCCTCCAGCTCGGCTCGCGCTCCAGCGAGGCGCGCCTGTCCTTCGAGGAGCCCTGGCTGTTCGAGCGCCGCTTGGCCCTCGGCTTTGAGCTGTTCCGCTCGTCGTCCGACTTCAATAGCTCGGTTTACAGCGAGGTTCGCACCGGCGCCGAGGTGTACCTGCGCAAGCGCCTCTTCGAGTTGGTCGAAGGCCGCCTGTCCTACGGTTACCAGATCGTGGATATCAAAGACGTGGAAGCGGGCTACACCTCCGTTTATCCCGAAGAGAGCGCGGCCCTGTCCACGGTGGGCTTCCAGCTCTTGCGCGACACCCGCGACAAGCTGGTTAACACCACCCGCGGCAATCGTATGGAACTGATCTCGGCGGTCACCTCCAGTTCCTTGGGCGGCGATGTGGATTACTACAAACTGGAGGCCAAGGGCTCGCAGTTCTTCTACCTGTCCGAGACGCAGAACCAAGTGCTGGCGGTGTTGGGACGTACCGGCGTGGAGGACTCCTTTGGCGAGACCACCCAAGTGCCCTTCTACGACCGTTTCTACCTCGGTGGACCCTACACCCTGCGCGGCTTCAAGTACCGTGACGTTGGGCCCAAGAAACTGGCTGGACCGGGTAACACTGACAGCGTTCCCGTCGGTGGTAACACCTATGGGTTCACCAGCTTCGAGTACTCGGCTGACATCGTCGAACCCCTGCGTTTCGCCCTCTTCTATGATGCGGGTTTTGTGAACTCCGGATCTTACGATTTCGACCCCACCGGCTACAGCGACAACTTCGGCTTCGGCTTGCGCCTGCTCATCATGGGCGCTCCGCTGAGCTTGGACTACGGCATCCCGATCACCTCGGACGGGACCACCGGCAAGGGCGGACAATTTAATTTCTCTTTTGGAACACGCTTCTAA
- the lpxD gene encoding UDP-3-O-(3-hydroxymyristoyl)glucosamine N-acyltransferase produces MQLAFSAAEIAAIIQPLSSKGSTSATVRGIASLGSAQAGDLSFLGNPKYKTEVAATAASIVLLPPDYSGEPEPGQQFLFVEKPSIALARICARIEQLLWPKPAAGVHPSAVIDSSAQVAASATIGPFCVIEAGVVIGERTHVQAQAFIGRNASIGDDCWLMPKVTVATECVVNDRVRLHPGVVIGSEGFGYEFVQGRHEKVPQVGYVMIENDVEIGANTTLDRARFSRTVVGEGSKIDNLVQVGHNVVIGKHCLICAQVGISGSSTLEDYVVLGGQAGVAGHLTIGKGCKVDGQTGVNSDLAPGSFVKGSPCLPYNLEQRLNVLRKKTPDLFKRVDALESAAGLKKSSAS; encoded by the coding sequence ATGCAGCTCGCTTTTAGCGCCGCAGAAATCGCGGCCATCATCCAGCCCCTTTCCAGCAAAGGCAGTACCTCCGCCACGGTGCGAGGCATCGCGTCCTTAGGTTCAGCCCAAGCCGGCGACCTGTCGTTTCTGGGTAATCCCAAATACAAGACCGAGGTCGCTGCCACCGCCGCCTCCATCGTTTTGCTGCCGCCCGATTATTCCGGCGAGCCCGAGCCCGGGCAGCAGTTCCTTTTTGTCGAAAAGCCGTCGATCGCGCTCGCCCGTATTTGCGCACGCATCGAGCAGCTCCTCTGGCCCAAGCCAGCCGCTGGTGTTCACCCGAGCGCCGTCATCGACTCCAGCGCTCAAGTCGCTGCCTCGGCAACCATCGGCCCGTTTTGCGTGATCGAAGCCGGCGTGGTGATCGGTGAGCGCACTCACGTGCAGGCGCAGGCTTTTATCGGCCGCAATGCCAGCATCGGCGACGATTGCTGGCTGATGCCGAAGGTGACCGTGGCCACCGAGTGCGTCGTCAACGATCGGGTACGCCTGCATCCCGGCGTCGTCATCGGATCCGAAGGTTTTGGGTACGAGTTTGTTCAGGGGCGGCACGAAAAGGTCCCTCAAGTCGGTTACGTGATGATCGAAAACGACGTGGAAATCGGTGCCAACACCACCCTCGACCGCGCGCGCTTCAGCCGCACCGTGGTCGGCGAGGGCAGCAAAATCGACAACCTGGTGCAGGTCGGCCACAACGTGGTGATCGGTAAGCACTGCCTGATTTGCGCGCAGGTCGGCATTTCCGGCAGCAGTACGCTGGAGGATTATGTGGTGCTGGGTGGCCAGGCTGGAGTCGCCGGGCACTTGACGATTGGTAAGGGCTGCAAAGTCGACGGCCAGACCGGCGTGAACTCGGATTTGGCTCCCGGCAGTTTTGTGAAGGGCTCGCCTTGTCTGCCGTACAATCTGGAGCAGCGCCTCAACGTGCTCCGTAAAAAGACTCCCGACCTGTTCAAGCGAGTCGATGCGCTTGAGTCTGCTGCGGGTTTAAAAAAGTCTTCCGCATCGTAA
- a CDS encoding 50S ribosomal protein L9 — protein sequence MAHNEVLLLKPVDGLGAEGDQVKVRAGYARNYLLPQKFAVALTQANRKRVEALKKRRSEREVSELSGAQALADKISKVALAFAVKTGEGGKLFGAITSADIHQKLVESGIEIEKKKIHLHTPVKALGKHEVKIKLHAEVSVEVSFDVVSENPIVEAVVEAPKASKEEYPEHAALEKQAARRAEKAKRSDRKK from the coding sequence ATGGCTCATAACGAAGTTTTGCTCCTCAAGCCCGTTGACGGTCTGGGCGCCGAAGGCGACCAGGTCAAAGTCCGCGCCGGCTACGCCCGTAACTACCTCCTCCCGCAGAAGTTTGCCGTCGCTCTCACGCAGGCCAACCGCAAGCGCGTCGAGGCCCTCAAGAAGCGCCGTTCCGAGCGCGAAGTCTCCGAGTTGTCCGGCGCCCAAGCGCTGGCCGATAAGATCTCCAAGGTCGCTCTCGCGTTCGCCGTCAAGACCGGTGAAGGCGGCAAGCTGTTCGGCGCTATCACCTCGGCCGACATCCACCAGAAGCTGGTCGAGTCCGGCATCGAGATCGAAAAGAAGAAGATCCACCTCCACACCCCAGTGAAGGCCCTCGGCAAGCACGAGGTGAAGATCAAGCTCCACGCCGAGGTTTCCGTCGAGGTCTCCTTCGACGTCGTCTCCGAGAACCCGATCGTTGAGGCCGTCGTTGAGGCGCCCAAGGCGAGCAAGGAAGAGTATCCGGAGCACGCCGCTCTGGAGAAGCAGGCCGCCCGCCGCGCCGAGAAGGCCAAGCGCAGCGACCGCAAGAAGTAA
- the tnpA gene encoding IS200/IS605 family transposase, which yields MPQSLARLHIHLVFSTKNRLPVITDAVRDSLHGYMATVLQNLGCPAVLINSVEDHAHVLFDLARTVSISQAVEDVKKSSSKWIKTQGPEFAAFAWQAGYGAFAVSESNVETVRHYIAGQREHHRKKSFQEEYRAFLLRHNLAFDERYVWD from the coding sequence ATGCCCCAGTCCCTTGCCCGGCTCCATATTCACCTCGTTTTCAGCACGAAAAACCGTCTCCCCGTCATCACCGATGCCGTCCGCGATTCCTTGCACGGCTACATGGCAACCGTCCTGCAAAATCTCGGCTGCCCTGCCGTGCTCATCAACTCGGTGGAAGACCACGCTCATGTGCTCTTCGACCTGGCCAGAACCGTCTCCATCAGCCAAGCCGTCGAAGACGTTAAAAAATCCTCGTCTAAATGGATCAAAACCCAAGGTCCTGAATTCGCCGCATTTGCGTGGCAAGCCGGATACGGCGCATTTGCCGTTTCAGAATCAAACGTGGAAACCGTCCGCCACTACATTGCCGGCCAACGCGAACACCACCGGAAGAAATCATTTCAGGAGGAATACCGGGCCTTTCTTCTGCGCCACAACCTTGCCTTTGATGAACGTTATGTGTGGGATTGA
- a CDS encoding Bro-N domain-containing protein produces MSHLVLFEHKQVRRVWHGEAWWFVIVDIVAALTDSANPADYLKKLRKRDPLLGEAFKGGGTNCPPLALLFETAGGPQKLLCWSTPGILRLIQSIPSPKAEPFKRWLAQVGYERLQEIENPELAARRMKEIYRQKGYSEAWIEKRMRGIAVRDELTDEWKKRGVKADKEYAILTAEISKATFGMTPSEYREHKALERPTDNLRAHMSEAELIFTALAELSTRQIAESVAATGMVENKVAAKTGGRIAKNARLALEAKTGGKVVTGENYLPPAKTAKKVK; encoded by the coding sequence ATGAGCCACCTCGTCCTTTTTGAGCACAAGCAGGTCCGCCGCGTCTGGCACGGCGAAGCATGGTGGTTTGTCATCGTCGATATCGTCGCCGCGCTCACCGACTCGGCCAATCCCGCCGATTACCTGAAAAAACTGCGCAAACGCGATCCGCTGCTGGGCGAGGCGTTCAAAGGGGGGGGGACAAATTGCCCCCCCCTTGCACTGCTTTTTGAAACCGCCGGGGGACCGCAGAAACTCCTTTGCTGGAGTACGCCGGGTATCTTGCGCCTCATCCAGTCGATCCCATCGCCCAAGGCCGAGCCGTTCAAACGGTGGCTGGCCCAGGTCGGCTATGAGCGGTTACAGGAAATCGAGAACCCCGAACTCGCCGCCCGCCGGATGAAGGAAATCTACCGCCAGAAGGGGTATTCTGAGGCGTGGATCGAAAAGCGGATGCGCGGGATCGCGGTGCGCGACGAGCTGACCGACGAGTGGAAAAAACGCGGGGTCAAGGCCGACAAGGAATACGCCATCCTCACCGCCGAAATCAGTAAAGCCACTTTTGGCATGACCCCGTCGGAATACCGGGAGCACAAGGCGCTGGAGCGGCCGACCGACAACCTGCGCGCCCACATGAGCGAGGCGGAGCTGATTTTCACGGCGCTGGCGGAGTTATCCACCCGGCAGATCGCCGAGAGCGTGGCGGCCACCGGCATGGTTGAAAATAAAGTCGCCGCCAAGACGGGCGGGCGGATCGCCAAAAACGCGCGGCTGGCGCTGGAAGCCAAGACCGGCGGCAAAGTGGTCACCGGCGAAAACTATCTCCCTCCGGCCAAGACCGCGAAAAAGGTCAAATGA
- a CDS encoding aminoacyl-tRNA hydrolase, producing MSISLVAGLGNPGRDYDNTRHNVGFVVVEALARQLGLAWQKQRSFEAEVARWDPEPGRTVYFAKPLTFMNESGRAVQAMTGFYKIPGTAVTAVYDDLTINLGLVKVSVSGSAGGHNGVASLLERLGNGFVRYRIGIGPKDPPQMDLKDFVLGKFTPSQQLLLDQNLERYVSGLRLVLDHGADRAMNQLNRRDSQ from the coding sequence ATGTCCATTTCGCTTGTTGCCGGTCTGGGCAACCCAGGTCGCGATTACGACAACACCCGCCACAACGTGGGTTTTGTCGTCGTCGAGGCGCTCGCTCGTCAGCTCGGCCTTGCTTGGCAAAAGCAGCGGTCGTTCGAGGCCGAGGTCGCACGCTGGGATCCAGAACCGGGCCGCACGGTCTACTTCGCCAAGCCGCTTACGTTCATGAACGAAAGCGGGCGGGCGGTGCAGGCCATGACCGGGTTTTACAAAATCCCCGGCACTGCGGTCACCGCCGTTTATGATGACCTCACGATTAACCTCGGTCTCGTGAAAGTCAGCGTCAGCGGCAGCGCCGGCGGTCACAATGGTGTGGCCAGTCTGCTCGAGCGACTCGGCAACGGCTTTGTCCGTTACCGCATCGGCATCGGGCCCAAAGACCCTCCGCAGATGGACCTCAAGGACTTCGTTCTCGGCAAATTCACTCCTTCCCAACAACTCCTCCTCGATCAGAATTTAGAACGCTATGTGTCCGGCCTCCGCCTCGTCTTAGACCACGGAGCCGACCGGGCCATGAACCAACTCAACCGTAGAGACTCACAATGA